GTCGAGACCGCCCAGCTGCGACATCCACCGCTCGTCGAACGAGTCGAGGAACACATTGTTGTGCCGCACGCCGGCGTGCTCCGCCTTCTCGGCGACCCTCACCAGGAGCGGCGACCAGAAGATGGAGACGGTGGCGTTGTGCTCCCGGAAGACCCACCGCCGGAACCTGTTCTCCTCGCCGTCCCGGTACACGAGGTCCGGGCGGGAGCGGGAGGCGAGGAGGCAGAGCAGCGACTCGCCCTGGTTGCGCGCCATGGAGTCGCCCACGAAGGCCAGGTGCCTGTTGCGGAGCCAGCGGAGGAACGCCTCCGGGGAGAAGGCGGGGAGGTCGCACCGCCGCGGCCGCCACCGCCAGTGGAGGTACCCGGTGTCCGGGCGGCCGTGCGCCATGCAGTTCTGGCCGTCCTTGATGGTGCCGCAGCTCGTCCCGTCGTACAGCGGCGGGCGCCCGTCCGGCACCCACTCGCCGTCGGAGTAGTCGCACGGCGGCGACGCGGATCCTGACGCCGACACTTCTCCGCCTGCTCGGGCCAACACGACAACGGAACATTTAGAACCCAAAATGTTGCACAAGTGGGAAAATCACATGCCAGATATGGCACATTTCAACAACCACCATGGCTACTATTTATTGAGCTTGTTAAGAGCGCCTTTTATAAATACTTCTACTCCAGAAAGCGGCAAGAAAaggggaaggggggggggggggggggggggatttatCATCGAAGCAAAATGGGATCCGCTCGAGGGAAAGCTCAATCGACCAGCTAAATCGCCCAGAGACGAATCCGCGCAGCACATTGCAGCTTGCGAGGACCGCCGGGGAGAAATCAATCGATTGGAAGACCTAGCACCGTACCTGGAGTTTCCCCCAACACTTCGCCCCCTCGGTCGGGAGGGGGCGGGGGCAGCTGCTCCTCAAGCGCATTCACCGGCGCGTGCCCGTGCTGGGACGGGACGACGGCAGGCGCCGCCTCTCGCGCCAGGAGCGGCGGCTTGGGTGCGGCCAGCGGGTTGAAGAGCAGGTAGTGGAGGAGCGCGAGGGGGAGGAGGGCGTAGAGGATGTAGGTGAGGAATTGCTTCCTGGGGAGCGAGAAGTGCGCGTTCTGGAGGTGGTGGCTCTGCGGGAAATTGGTGCCCATGGCTGCGTGGAGGGAGCTATGCTCGTGCACGGGGAGAGGCAACCATGGCGGACGGGGCACGAGTCAAGAAGGGGATCGAGGAGAGGGTAATCCTTCCTTGGGAAAAGAAATGTTTTTTCTACTGTCTGTCCTTTTTTGCgacagagggagagagagaaagaaTGTTTTCTCTACTGGCCTCTGTTCCCACATTATTGGGTTTGTTAAATGGCTGCTTGCTGGGCCCGACTCACATAGCCCAAACAGCCCACGGCAGTGTTTTTCTCTTTGACCAAAGGGATAGCAGTGCTGTGTTGATATACTCTCCTGAAAAATTGTCTATTCagcttttttttttgcgggtgaaatGTCTATTCAGCTTTGGTTCTCAACAATTGGCAAGGTTTAAGCGGGAGTTCGATGAGACCGATTGATTGTCCTTTGGCTGGAGCACGTCGAGACGTTGAAACCGGTGAGAGTGGGCTGGTAGGTATCTGCGTCCACGCCATCGTTTCAGGGAATGATCTGCCATCAGAGATCAGAACTGCAAGTGCCATGGGATGTTGCCGTGCTGGTGGTTGGACGTCCATCGAGTCATCCAGGACGTCGGCAGGGACAGAAGCCCAAGACGTCCGACCGGTGGCGTCGTGGGAGCTCATGGGCTCTGCACCTACTCGCCGGGCATCAAGGCAGGATTCACGTAAATATTTGGACCAGATACTTCCAGAGAGCGCCGGTTATAATATTCTGCGGTGCAGTGTTTTTTGGATTTCGCTACGAACCGAACGtcagattttaagcatggcaaatCAAACATTCGAGATGCCAAATTATATTGTCATCACTCATGCGGTTTAGCGAACGTTTGATTTGCTGTGCCTAAAAACATGACATCAGATTTTTAGTCTTTGTATTTTTTACGGTTTACTCGATTTGAAATaattttgtactccctccgtccaaaatTCTTGTTTTAGATTTTTTTTCCATGGAAAATTTTCGTATCCTGAATGTTATGTTCATATTTTGTTTATATAAGTTGTTGTCCATCACGTCTGGCATCCTTGTGTCAGGGGAGAGCTTGACCTTCCGTTCTCTCACCTTCATCACGGATGGGGCAAGTTGGTTCGACATCAACCCACCATCCTTTTCTGATCACATCATCTTCTTTGAGTCACCCACGTTCGTCATCGACCGCTACGGCGATCTCCGACTCCGCGTTCCACTACCCCCTCAGCGGACTCCACAAAAACTGGCATCGATTTGCCTCCTCCTTTCCTCGACGCCACTGCCCCTTGCCGCCCACCACTGTTGGCCAAATAGTCATCCGCGGCTGGTGTCATTGTCATGCTGCCTCACTGGCCCATCTTGCCTAAGCCACTTGTTAGACAATATTATGTAGCTACTGTATATGGTATGTATCTTgtatttgtacggttgatgtacgttatatatatatatatatatatatatatatatatatatatatatatatatatatatatatgagatagCTATCCCTGTACTGGGTGTTGAGCAGTTTCCCAAACCCTAACTTTAGCATGGCATCAACCTAGGTCGGTTCTACGTCTTCTGCTGC
This sequence is a window from Aegilops tauschii subsp. strangulata cultivar AL8/78 chromosome 7, Aet v6.0, whole genome shotgun sequence. Protein-coding genes within it:
- the LOC109739936 gene encoding xyloglucan O-acetyltransferase 2, translated to MGTNFPQSHHLQNAHFSLPRKQFLTYILYALLPLALLHYLLFNPLAAPKPPLLAREAAPAVVPSQHGHAPVNALEEQLPPPPPDRGGEVLGETPGGEVSASGSASPPCDYSDGEWVPDGRPPLYDGTSCGTIKDGQNCMAHGRPDTGYLHWRWRPRRCDLPAFSPEAFLRWLRNRHLAFVGDSMARNQGESLLCLLASRSRPDLVYRDGEENRFRRWVFREHNATVSIFWSPLLVRVAEKAEHAGVRHNNVFLDSFDERWMSQLGGLDAAVLSVGHWFLIPGVYHDGGRVVGCHDCADLNRTETAFFGVFKEAVRRTLAEVARRHGADRKVVAVTTFSPAHFEGDWDKAGACPRRHPYREGEKELGYTENEMRETVLEAVAAHAGAGPLRFAALDVTKLANLRPDGHPGPYMRSDPFAGGPGARVQNDCVHWCMPGPIDTFNEILLHTIAG